Part of the Lolium rigidum isolate FL_2022 chromosome 6, APGP_CSIRO_Lrig_0.1, whole genome shotgun sequence genome, ATTGCGGTGGTGCCAGCAAAAACCACGACCGGGGCTGTTTGGCTGCCTCCTCTGCCACAATCACCTGCGGTCGTTGCCACAAATGGCCGTCAGCGTTACTACAAACGGTCGATGGCTTTGCTGCAAGCCGTCCACCGCCGTCGCTCAATGATGCAGACCGGCGACGGCGGTGCGACAACCGATGAAGACTCTTCTGCAAATGGCGATGACATTGTCGTCAACATGAGGTGGTGCTGCTGTGAAGAGCGGCGTCGACGACCGGGGCTTctctgaatgagcggaggcgagcGGGGCCGGCGGTTCTCCCGACGTTGCTCGAAGCAGAGTTGCCGGCTTTGCTCCAGGCAGCCTCCAAGCGGGAGTCGGGCGCTGCCCGCATACCCTCTGAACGAAAGGGTTCGGGAGGCCGAAGATGGcatgttttattttttttctctgcGTCAGACAATTGACACCTGACTGACAGTCTGATTCTTTTCCATCGGATGGTTGCAGACCCGGGTGATCGGGGGATTTGACCCCCGGGACGCACAACGATGTCCTTAAGAAAATTGCAGGCAAGAAAAGTATTAACTATTATGACATCTGTTTTTTTGTTATTCAATTCAATGACCGATGGCACCTGATATGAAAATTGTTCACGTGAAATAATTGTTCATGCACGAACATGTTCGACCGTGTAAATTATGCAAAGATGTTTTAGTAGATATTCACAACAAAAGTTAAGCTGGAGTAGCAGACAGCTGGCTACTTGCTCCGTTGGATTGCCTGTGAAGTGGAAATGAAGGAGCACCGACCCGCAACAAACAGAAACAACTTCTCCGTCCAGCACAAATTCTCCGTCCAGCACAAAGAAACATACTACTATGACAAGAAATCGGAATTATTCGAAGAGAAGAGTACGGACCCAAACTCTCATAAGTTTTCTACACCGACTGGTAGAGGACGGCCGACTCGCAGAGGAAGTCGGGACCCTGTACTGCTATATAAGCATAGGCCCCCGCCCTCTTCTCTCCACCAAACGAACCAAGCAAATCGATCCAGCCGGCACCACAAACCAGGTAGTAGCATCGATCCATCGAAAACAAGTTCTGCAGCCAGCGAAACACCGAAACGTCGAGCAGTACGTACAGCTAGCTACCGACGGGAATCAACATGGCCATCGGCACTAGGGGTCACGCTGCCGCCGCGATGATCTTGGTCGCCCTCCTGCTCCAGCTCATCTTGCCTAtccccgccgcggccgccgccgttcCAAGCATCGATGCCAGGCGGACGCGCCACCTGCCGCTGCCACAAGGACTCCTGCGAGGCCCGGAgagcgtcgccttcgacgccaaaGGCCAAGGCCCCTACAGCGGCGTCTCCGACGGCCGCGTGCTCAAGTGGAACGGGGACGAGCTCGGATGGACGACATACACCTACGGCCCCGGCTACAGCAGCGAAGCGTGCACGGCGTCCGTCCTTCGCCCGGAGACTGCCACCGAGAGCCAGTGCGGCCGCCCGCTGGGTCTGCGCTTCCACCTCAAGTCCGGGTACCTGTACGTGGCCGACGCCTACAAGGGGCTCATGCGGGTCGCGCCGGGTGGCGGCGAGGCAACGGTGTTGGTTACCGAGGTTGATGGCGCGCCTCTCCGATTCACCAACGGGGTGGACGTCGACCAAGTCACCGGTGAGGTCTATTTCACCGACAGCTCCATGACTTACCAAAGGTCGCAACACGAGATGGTCACGCGAACCGGAGACTCGACCGGCCGGCTAATGAGGTACGACCCGCGGACAGGAAACGTCGTTGTGCTCCAGTCCGGCATCACTTACCCCAACGGCCTCGCCATGAGCGCCGATCGGACGCATCTCATCATCTCATCGACGGGACCGTGCAAGCTACTAAGGTACTGGATCAAGGGCTCCAAGACCGGCACAATGGAGCTATTCGCCGATCTTCCGGGGTATCCCGACAACGTGAGGCCCGACAAGAGAGGAGGGTATTGGGTGGCACTGCACCGCGAGAAGAACGAAGTTCCCTTTGGGGTCGATAGCCACCTGCTAGCTTTGAGGATAAGCGGCGAAGGACAAATCGTTGAGGAGATGCGAGGACACAAGAGCGTCAGACCGACCGAGATAGTGGAGAGGAAAGGCGGAAGGTTGTTCATGGGATCCGTCGAGCTTCCTTACGTATCCGTCGTCACACGCAAATCAACGGAAATAGAGATCAATTAGGGATGTGTAGTATAAGATATTTAGTAGTAGGATTTTAGCATTCATTCCTGGTGCTATGTTACTGTTTTGTTTTCTCTTTGGTATGTTTTATTATTATTAGCATATAGAGATCAATTTAAGGGTGTTTAATTAAGTTTTTTCGTACGACATGTTCTTTCTAAGTGTTATGTGAAGGCTTTGTTTTCTCTTTGGTATATTTGTTAGCATATTTTCGCTTTGGATGCTGAATTGAATTTCTGGATTTACCTGGAAAACGTGGCTACGTCAAGGGCATCTTTTGAAGTTAGATTACAGATTCCACGGCAGCGATCAGAAACCACGCATCCGTGTTTTGGAATCTCGGCTTCTGCTACCACGGAACGGCAAACCGGACGTGCGAGCGGGCCCACCCGCAGCGGGGCCCCACATGCCGCCACTCACCTCTCTCCTGTCTCCAGCGCCTTCCTTCCCCAGTTCCCCAACTTCCTCCGATTCCTTGTCTTATCACTTGCGAGCTCTCATGGCCTCACACCCAGCGCGTTAAAGCAAGCTCTGACAGCCCGACCCCATGAGGCAGCCGCACCTCCTCTCGCCGCACCACCCCTCCCCCGTCCTCTCCTCCCActtctcgccgccgccgcagcgggGCTGCTCGCCGTGGCGGTGGCGCCACCGCCGGGCCTTCCACCCGCCGCTCTCCTCGCTGCGGGAGTCCGACAAGGGCACGCTGCGCAAGGCATCGCCCAACGTCCCCTTCCGCTtcggaggcggcgccggcggcgggagcccCAAGGACCGGCGACCCGCCGCCGACGAGAAGAAGAAGCAGGAGgagaagcaggaggaggaggaggacggcgggtTCGGCGGCTCGGGGGCGCTGACCGGGACGCTGCTCGCCGGGGCGGTGCTGGTCGGGGTCGTTGGGGGGTTCGGGGCGGCCGGGTACGTGTACAAGGACCAGATCAATGCCTTCCTCACGCACTTCTCCGGCTTCATTGAGGGTAATGGAACAATCCAGCTGCTTTGCTATTAGCTCTGCTTGCTTTCTGCTTCTTTGGCCTAAGCTGCGATAATACTGAGACTGGTCAAATGCCTTCCAATTCCTGCAAATTCTGCTCAAAACATAACTTGGTAGCTGCTGATCCTAGTGATTAGAGATAATAGTGACTTGATAGCAAACACCACTGGATCCATGCCTCTTCTAAGAAATATAGGTCTTAAGTGGTCCATGTACAATAAGAACTGTGATAGCAATTCAATCTTAGACCAGTCTTCCGGTCCATAGCAGGGAGCCTTCTGTTGATAAGACACTGTATCACACGATTTGCTTAATGTTAAGCTGTTAAAGTGTGTTGAACATTAAGAACCGAGTAACTGGCCATAGGCATATCTATTGATTCCTGTTTAATCATTATGAAATCTTTCAAGTAAATGACATTTCTAGGATATATTTAGTTACATGGTTGTATTGCTTTACATGGACAGGCTATGGCACTGCTGGATATGCGCTGTTTATACTTGCCTATGCAGGGTTGGAGGTATGTTCTCAAATTATCAACCCTTGTTCTATACCTTGTGCTGTCGAGCCTATGATCATTTCCACGGTTCCACCTAAACTAAATGGTCAACCACACATGAATAAACCCCAACAAAAGAACAAAGTACAGATGACAATACGAGGTTACCATATCAGTAGGACAGTTGGGCAGTTGTTGTTTCGAAATGTTTGAAGTGCTATGATCTGATAATACTAGGGTGCTGTACACGATCTAGTGATTACGAAAAGCTAAAAATGCACCAGTGCTCCACTTTGCGAATGCAGTTGTAAGTAAAGATAATGCCTAGGCACTAGATACTCGTACCATTTTTGTGACTTTGTATTGTTTTGGAATTCATAAACAAAACTCGGTGGGTCCACATGTGATCCTTTTGGTTTTAAATCTTAGATCTTCTGCATATGCAGGGTTTGCATCTTTGGGTTAATACTAatgattgtgtttctttgattcaggTACTTGCAATTCCTGCAGTACCGTTAACTATGTCTGCAGGTCTATTATTTGGTAGTGTTACTGGTACTATTGTGGTTTCAATCAGTGGGACGGTAAGTAACTCCAACATGGTGAGCATTTCTGTTGTTAATCGTGCCATTGTGCATTTGCTGATTGAGCTTTATCGACTTTGTAGCTAGCTGCTGCAGTGGCCTTTCTCATCGCTAGATACTTTGCTAGAGAGCGTATTCTTAAAATGGTTGAAGGAAATAAGAAGTTTCTGGCGATTGATAAAGCAATAGGTGAAAATGGATTCAAGGTTGTGACTCTACTACGTTTGAGTCCCCTATTACCTTTCTCCCTTGGGAACTACCTGTATGGCTTGACTTCTGTCAAATTCTTGCCCTATGTATTGGGCAGGTCAGTTTCTACTCCCTCAACTCTTCCTTATTTCATTTTCAACCTGTCTGCAAATATAACAGAAACAGCTAACTAATTCCATATTTTCGTACAAAGAAGAATCAAGTACATAGTCCTAAACTTGTACCCCACATAGCAAACTGCATTCATTGAGAAAATTAGCTGTTCAGCCTGTTAACATGACAGTTTCATCTGCATGATTCATGACGC contains:
- the LOC124662617 gene encoding protein STRICTOSIDINE SYNTHASE-LIKE 10-like — translated: MAIGTRGHAAAAMILVALLLQLILPIPAAAAAVPSIDARRTRHLPLPQGLLRGPESVAFDAKGQGPYSGVSDGRVLKWNGDELGWTTYTYGPGYSSEACTASVLRPETATESQCGRPLGLRFHLKSGYLYVADAYKGLMRVAPGGGEATVLVTEVDGAPLRFTNGVDVDQVTGEVYFTDSSMTYQRSQHEMVTRTGDSTGRLMRYDPRTGNVVVLQSGITYPNGLAMSADRTHLIISSTGPCKLLRYWIKGSKTGTMELFADLPGYPDNVRPDKRGGYWVALHREKNEVPFGVDSHLLALRISGEGQIVEEMRGHKSVRPTEIVERKGGRLFMGSVELPYVSVVTRKSTEIEIN
- the LOC124661449 gene encoding TVP38/TMEM64 family membrane protein slr0305-like, producing the protein MRQPHLLSPHHPSPVLSSHFSPPPQRGCSPWRWRHRRAFHPPLSSLRESDKGTLRKASPNVPFRFGGGAGGGSPKDRRPAADEKKKQEEKQEEEEDGGFGGSGALTGTLLAGAVLVGVVGGFGAAGYVYKDQINAFLTHFSGFIEGYGTAGYALFILAYAGLEVLAIPAVPLTMSAGLLFGSVTGTIVVSISGTLAAAVAFLIARYFARERILKMVEGNKKFLAIDKAIGENGFKVVTLLRLSPLLPFSLGNYLYGLTSVKFLPYVLGSWLGMLPGTWAYVSAGAFGRAIIQDETEIGLGGNNQLLTLGIGLLVTVVAATYVTRLAKDAIKDIDE